In Nocardia sp. NBC_01327, the genomic stretch CTGAAGATGATCTGCCCCAGGGACATGGTGCACTTCGATCACCTCTTCAACAACGATGACGGCGAGGACGCCACCATCCCGATCACCGTGAACACCAGAGGATTCCGGTGGGACGGCTATATCACCAAGGCCTCGCTGGTACGTGATGACAACGGCGTCGAGACCGTGGACATCGAGGCCATCCACGCCTGGAATCACGTCGCCACGATCTGCTGCTGGGCCTCGCCCTTCGCACCGGTGCTGGCCCAGTTCCCGCGCCACCACATTCTTTTCGGCCCGGTGCGCACGATCATCACCACCTATCTGACGATGAATCTGATGCGGTTACAGGCGCCCGGTTGGGCGCCGCCGGGAACCGTGAACGATCCGCTGTGGAGCGGTGTGGGCAACCCCCTGTTCCCCATCGCCGTCGTACCGGTCGACCCCGCGACCGACACCAGCCGCTGGAGCGCGGCCTCGGCCCGATTCGATATGGCGGACAAGCTCTTCGAGCCCATGCTGGAGGACTCCGGTGTCATGCTCACCGCCCGATTCTTCCTGCCGGGCGAGGATGAGCAGCCCGCGCCCGACTGGTTCTATCTGGAGCAGCCGACCGTGGTGCTCGAGACCGTGGACAAGTCCGGTGTGACCGGCTCGACCGGCACACTGATCGACGGAATCCAGTCGTGGATAGAGGAATTCGCCGACGACGGCACCACTCCGAAGCGCTATCCGCGATTCGATTCCACCACCCAGTACGAGGCCGTCTACGGGCAGCCCGGCAAATTCGGCACCTTCACGAACTTCCCGTGGGTCTGGTACTTCGAAGGCGAGTACTCCGGTATCGGCGCTTCCGAAGTGGCGCTGCACAAACCACTCGCCACCGATGTCATCATCGGTGGTCGGTCGCCCGGCTGGGTGAACGCCGGTATCGAAGTGGTGATCAAGGGTCTGCTGTCCCTGATCGGCCTGGACTGGCTGTATCGCGGACAGCTCAACGATGTATTCCTGGCCTGGATGGTCTACCGGGATATGGCGCGCGTGGATCGGGCAGGCCCGTACGCGTTCCGCGAGCTCTATATCACCGGCAGTGATAAGGCCTTCAATCTCGACGGCCTGGTCGCCGCCCGGCAGGGCCTGCACCTGACCCGCGGCTACACCAGCCACAAGGTCACCATCGAGGACAACGCGCCGTATCTGCTCGGCCGGGACTTCGGACTGGGCGATCAGATCGGCTTTGCGGTCGGCCTGCACGTATTCACCGACTACGTCACCGAATTGACCTTCCACGACGATCGCGAGACGGCTTCGAAATGGCAGATCACCGTGGGTGACGGCTCGGATGAAGAGGACTCGATCGTCAAGGCCTGGCAGCGGCTGGGCCGCTTCGCGCACGCCATCAAGGACCTGTCCACCGATGTCGGCGCCGACCTCGACCTGCTCATCTTCTGATTCCCCGTGAAGGAGTGAAACCTATGGCGGACACCAGTTTTCCCGCTCACCTGAGCGTGGATCGGCAGCTCGATATCGACGGCGTGCCGATCCTCACCGCGACGGTCTCGGTCTCCGATGACGTCGCTTACCTCCCGCTGCCCGCCGGTCCGGCCGGGGCACAGGGACAGCGCGGACGACCGCGCAGCACCTTCCGCAAGATGGGGGAGATCCCCAATGCGGGGGCCAGGCCCACCGGTCTCAACGCTGAAGATCGCGGCAAATGGTGGCATCGGCTCGACGACAATGGCATGGACGTCTGGACCGGCACGGCGTGGAAACATTCGCCCGCCGCAGTCGGCGTGCGCGGACCGATCGCTGACGCCAACCAGATCACCGCCGCCCCGACCAAGAATCTTCCGAATCTCACCACTCCGGCGGTCGAATTCCTCGGCGCGGGTGCACAACAGCAGTTGAATACGACCGCGCCCGCCGGTCCGCAGGGCGCGAAGGGCCCGGCCGGCGTCTCCGGGCTGATCACCAAGTCGCCCGACTTCGACCAGACCTCCGGCCTCACTCACGGCGGTGTCTTCGCATACCAGCGCTCCAGCGGAAAGTTCCGCGGCATGCCCGCACCGCTGGGTGTCGGCCCATGGTCCTGGTACGAGTCCGATTTCGTCGCAGACCAGGAAACCTCGGTGGGGCAGCTGATCGCCGGAACCTTCACGATCCCGGCGCAGCCGTTCGCTTGGCGGCCTGTCGTTTACGGGCATATCTCGACCTATTCGGTGAACAACGGGCAGCAGTCCGCGCGGGTGGCCGTGCGACTGTACAACTCGCAGGGCCAGGTGGTCGGGGCGACGGCCGGCGGTTCGGGCGTCTACCTGTACTCGCCGATCATTCCCACCTACCGCGATGAGCAGTCCACCCGAACCCTTTCGCCGACATCGGATTTCGCTGTTGTTCCGGCCGGACAGCCCGCCAACCTGATCGTCGCCGTCGAACGCGATAACGGCAACGCCGCGATCGGTTACCGGACCAGCAGGGCATCGCTCGTCGTCTACGCCCGACCCATCTGAGTGAGGTGACATGTCCACTATTGGTGAATACTTCGAACACACCCTCATCCGCGGACTCGACGAGGGTATCGGCACGCCGGGCCTGGTTCAGTCCATGCACGCCACACCCCGCGACGGATCACTGGAACTGATGACCGGGTCGCCGGGGCCCACCGGTCCAGCCGGCGAACCGTGCCGGGCATTTCGGTGGGAGGGCGATATCGCCGACCAGGCCGCACTGACTGCGCTGTCGGCCAAACTCGGTGTGGCACAGGCAGGTAAAGCTTGGCGAGTGCTGTCGAACGACACGCTCGTGTATTGGAACGGCGCCGGATTCGACAATTTCACCGACGCGTTCGGTGCGGCCGGGCCGGACGGTATCTCATGCACCGTCAGTATCGGTACCGTCGATACCGGGCCGGTCGGCTCGGACCTACAGGCTACGATTACCGGCACCGCGCCGAATCTGACCTTGAACCTGACGGTTCCGCGTGGAGTGAAGGGGCTCAAGGGAGCTCCGGGTAGCCCCGGGCCGATTCGCAACGCACCCGACTATTCCAACGGCACGCACATCGATAAGGCTGTACCCCAGTGGGATTCGGGTGCGGGCAAGTGGACGCCGAGGCCGTACCCCGGATTGCGCGGCCCATGGTCTATCGCCGAAACCGTCGCATGGGATGGCGGCCCGGCGTGGGCCGCCACTCAGATGAACATCGGCACCTCACCGAATACCGTGGCGCGATTGAATATTCCGGCCCAGGACGCCGACTGGCGGCCGGTGGTCGCCGGCGCCGTCTATGTTCAGACCGCTGAGAACGCGCAAACCTTCGACACCCGGGTCGACGCCGAAGTCCGCCTGGGCTCCGACAGCGGTCAGCTCGTGGCATTGGGCTCCGGCACACCCTCGGGCATCGATGGCGCGTGCCGCTTCCAGCCGTTCTTCGGCGCGCGAATCACCCCGGACAGCACCGTCGGCGTGATTCCGGCCGGTCAGCCTGTCGTGCTGTATGTGGTGCTGCGCCGCATCACCGGCAGTTCCAACTATTACTACTACCAGGGCGGCGCTCAAATCCTTTGCTGGGCACAGCCGGTCGGCTTCGCGCCGACGCCCGCCTGAGTACGGAGCAACAGCTGTGACCAACGAACCCACTACCGTCTACGACGACAATGTCATGATCACCATGCGCGGTATCGCCGACTCGATCGGGTTGCCGCACACTGTGAATCCCGTCGAGCACATCGATCGGGAAGCGCTGATCGAACTGCGGCAGGGACCGGCCGGTGACACCGGTCCCGTCGGTGACCCGGCCTGGCCGTGGGATTGGCAGGGCGACGTCGCCGACGTCGCCGCGCTGCGAGCGCTCAATCTCACCACCGCTGATGCGCGCAAAGCGTGGCGAGTGGTTGCCGAGAACGCGGTCTACTACTGGACCGGGCTGGAGCTCTTCGCGTTCGCGAATGCTTTCACCAAGGTGGGTGCCCGCGGAAAGGCCAACCGGCTCAGCGGATCTGCTGTCGCTGGGCCCAATGGGTCCGCTGCGAGCGCTCGGATCACCGGAACCGCACCGAGTCAGAATGTCGAAATCACTTTCCCTCGGGGCGATACCGGTGACGTCGGTGACGCGGGCGCCGCGGGGCGCATTCAGGATTCGGCCGATGTCCTGATCGACGACACCCATCCGCTCGGGCAGGACCTTGTCCTGTCCTGGAATACGGCACTGCAGAAGTTCGTGCCAATCCCCAGCCCGCGCCTCGGCGGACCGTGGGCCATCGGTCAGGGCCAATTCGCCGGTGGCACCGGCCTCAACGAGGATTCGAAAGTGCTGGCCACCCTCACCATTCCCAGCCAATCGATGAATTGGCGGCCCATGGTCGAGGGCTGGATCAATATCGGCACCGAAGGCCCGCGCTACAAGTCCCGCTGCAATGTCGAAGTCCGCATCGGCAGCCCCACCGGTGATCTTGTCGGCTACGGAAACGGCACCAGCGTCCCCACCTTCACGAGCGTCTGGATCTCGCCGTGGTTCCAGTTCCCGATGACGCCGAACTCCAGTTTCGGTGTGGTGCCCGCCAATCAGACCATCACGCTGTACGTCGTCGCGCGCCGTGTGATCGGCACCGAACGGTATTTCGTCAAAGCCAATGACGCACAGGTGACCGTCTACGCCGATCCCGTGTAGTTCCGGAATCGACTGTCTCCCAGGCTCCTCGGAGCCCAACTCTCAGGTACGCCGCTTCCGGCTGCCCGCTGTTCGAAAGGCATCCTCCATGGCCGATCTGCCCCCGCTGAAGTACGGAAAGGTCGTCGGGCGGTTCCTCGCCAATGTCGCCGACGGGCCCGACATCGGTGAGCTGCCCGAATTCCCGCCCCTGGCAGGCACTCTCACCTTCACCGCCGATGCACCGAAGATCCTGGTGGCCGGCGGTCAGCCCGCCCCCGCCACCTACGTGCAGCTGCCCAACCACTATGTGTGCGAGCTCGACGAATTCGGCTACCTCACCTGGCGCGGCAAGCGCGGGATCCGGCTGGTAGCCCCGAGTGTCGATACCAACCCGGGCAACTGGACGTGGCGAGCATCGTTCGATCTGAGCTACGACGGTGAACCCGTTGCGCTCGACCCCTTCAGTTTCACTGTGCCCGAATATGTTCCGGGTGCGGACCCGGCCAACCCGGATACCGGTTCCACCGGGCTGGTCGACCTCACGCTGGTCTCGCCGGTGCCCGCCAGCCCCGGCAATGCCGTCACGCGCGGTGAACGCGGCAGCGGAATCCAGTTCGACGGCCAGGCTGCGACCTACGCGGCGTTGCCCGCCGCGCCCAAGGATGGCGCGCAGTACGTGGTGAAGGCCGACGGACTGCTGTACGTCTATCGGACAGTCGGTGGCTGGACGCCCAATGGCCAGGGCATCGTGGTGCGTGGCCAGGCGGGAACCACTGATTGGGCCGGAATCACCAATAGGCCCGCCACTTTCCCGGCGACGCTCGGGACCACATCGGGCACCGCTGCCGCCGGAGACGATGCACGGCTTTCCGATGCCCGCACTCCTGTAGCGCACACCCACACGGCGAGCCAGATTTCCGATGCGACCGTGACCGGGCGCTCGGTGCTGACCGCCGCCGACGCAACCGCCGTACGCACAGCGGTCGCTGCTGTCGCCGCAACGGATCCGCGCCTGTCGGATGCACGTACGCCGACCACGGCCGGGCAGGTTTACGACATCGCCTTCAAGTCGCACAACGGAACCCGGGTGGCGGGCGCAGGCAATGTGATGCCCGAGGGGTTGCGCCTCGAGCGGAACATCTCCGTCAGCGCGATCACCTACCGCGGTGAAACCGCGGGCACCGGCAATCTCGTTGTCGAACTCCGCAAGAACGGCACCACATTCGCCAACACCTCAGCGACGATCGCTGCCGCGAATCATGCGGTCGACACCATTGTGACGGCCAATGGGCCGTGGAGCTTCGCCGTTGGTGATCGCCTCACGGTGTTCGTCACCACCGTCGACAACCCGGCAGGCAAAGGTTTGCAAGTGAGTCTGAGGGGCGTGACGATCTGATGCCCTTCATTACCGTCGCCTCGACCGGGGTTGTGCCCATGGGCATGAACAAGAACGCAGACCAGGCTGTCAATGCCGGAGCCACCAACGCGAGGTTGGCGGGCTGGACCGCCAGGAGCGGCTATGGCGGCACGATCATCAGCGCCAACAACGAGTTGATCTCGGCAAGCACAGGCGCGGTCATCGTGCACTGCAGTGTGCAGTTGAAGGCCGCGTGGTCCCCGCAGTACGGCGCCCTGCACCTGATGCTCATGCTCAACGACAGCGAACTCAAGTCAGCCGACTTCGCTACCAACGCCACATCGCTCACGTTGCAGGACGTTCAGGTGACCCTCCAACCGGGCGACCGAGTGTGGGTTCAAATGAACAACACCACCAGTGTTCCCTGGTCGACCAACGCGACCGTTCAAGGTGGAGCGACCACCTACGTCTCCTTCGATGCCGCATAGCGGGGAGGTGAGTGAAGAGATGTCTTGGACAGGCGATCCGGTATGGCTGGCAGATGCGCTGCGCGAAGCCGGATTACGAGTAATCGAACATGACGGCTGGCGTGACCGCGGGCACGGCGACTTCGGCGACCTGCGCGGTGTGCTCTGCCACCACACCGCGGGCGGCGGCACCGATGACTGGCGCATCGTCGAATACGGTCGGCCCGACCTCGAAGGCCCACTGGCCCAACTGGTTCTGGAGCGGGACGGCACCTACCGCGTGATCGCAGTAGGCGTCTGCTGGCACGCCGGGCGCGGCTCCTGGCCCGGCTGGCCGACCAACAACGCCAACTACCACACCATCGGCATCGAAGCCGTTTCCCGAGGAGACGGAACCGACTGGACCCCAGTACAACTCGACGCCTACAGGCGCGGCTGCGCCGCCATACTCCGCCGCATCGGCCGCAATGCCGACGACTGTGTAGCCCACCGCGAGTACAGCTCCGAAGGAAAGATCGACCCCTACGGCATCGACATGGACGCGTTCCGCGCCGATGTCCAGGCCCTTATCGATGGAGAGGACGCCGCCATGAGCGCCGCCGAAGTCACCCGGATCCAGGATTTCATCACCGCGTTCTGCGGCCCGATCAGTAGCGATGTCAAGGACATTCGCGAGCAGCTGTGCGGGCAGGGCCAGCGCGACGGCGCCGAATACGCCGGTTGGCCCCAGCTCGGTAATCGCACCCTCGTCGATGCTATCGCCGAGGCGCTCACGCGCCTGGAGAAGCTCGAGAAGTAGGAGCCGCCATGTCCAGCCCTGTTCCCGCCTGGAAGCCCGGAAGTTTCAGCGCTTCGACGGTCTCCAGTTCCGCTGCCGGCGGTTCGCGAACCTTCAACTTCAATCATCTGCCGCAAGGCGATACCTCGACCCGAGTCAAGCGAGTGAATCGCGGAGTAGCGCTGAAGAAGTCGATGAAGACGCCGACGCCATAAGGCACCGGCCGCACTGCCAGCCCTCCCCATTCCCGTTCGGGATGGGGATTTTTTGTGCCCAGATCCGAAAGGCGGACCAGCTTCCATGTTGATCAACACAGCTGGTCCGCCCTCGTGGATCACCCAGCGGAGTAACTGGCTCGCGGGCGCAGTGCCGGCGGCTGCCGCTATGCCTGGCAGCGGGAAGGTACGCGACCTTCCGGTCTCGAATGGTGCGGCTGCTGCTCAGCTATTGGCGCGGATCCACAATGCGAATGCCCTGATGTCGGATTCACCGGATACTGCAGTGGGCCGGCCTATTCCGGTTGCCCAGCCGATCGGTGTGCCGTTTCAGGATCCGGCCGCGCCGGGTGGTCCGCAGGGGCCAGTGCCTCCGTTCCCCATGCATGAGGATCCGGAAACCGGCCACATGAAGCCAGGGTTGGCGAATCCGGGTCTCAGGGGAGATACCCGACCGCCGGCCCCGCCCGCCGCGCCACCGAATCCGGTACCGGTTCCACAGCAACCAGTACCAGCCAGCCCTGGCAACCCGAATCCGCAGCCGAACAATCCCGCCGGAACAGTCCTGGCGGCCCCCCCACCGCCCACCACGGTCACACCCGAGCGACCTGCCCACATCAGCCCAAGTCTTGTGCTGCTGTTAGGCCTGACGCCCTACTACAACTACGACGGCTCGTTGAAGTCCCCCGAACAGCTGGCGGCGGACCAATCCGCCAACGCGCAAAGCCCCGCCGCCCTGCAAAGCACGAAGCCACTCCCGCCGAACGTACCTTTCATCCCAGGTATCACCGGACCTGGCAGCGAGGGTATCCCGCCGATTACGGTCACCGCCCAAGCTTCGGTTCCGGTCGTGCCCGTCACGCCTCCGGTACCTGTATCGATCACCGAGCCCACGAATAGGTATCGACTCGGCCGAGACGTCTACGGATTCAACTACACCGCAGAACAATTGGCGGCCGATATAGCCGAGGTCCAGAACGGCCCATTGCAAACGGTACTCAACGGACCCACCCCGTACCAGCGGGCTCTCGCACGCCTGGCCGCGGCACGCTACACCAGCGAAGAACAGGGTTACGACCTCCAATGGGCCTTCTACGACGCCCAGACCGAAGACGAGCGCACCGCAAAAACACAAGCCCTGACCCGACTGCGCGAAATCGGAATCCACCCCTACACCGATCCGGCCATCGAGAAATACGTCCAGGAAACAACCTCGAAGGCCCAGTACTTCACCGACCCCAACAACCCGGCCCGCTACACCGCCCCACCCCCACCCCGCCCGAAGATGACCAGCCTGGGCGACGACCTCTACGGCATGTTCGTCGAACCAGGCGTAGTCCTCTGGGAAGCGGCCCACGGCAAGGGTGACCACAGCGGCGGAGAAGTCGCCTGGGCAGCAGCCGAATTCGGCCTGAACGCCTCAATGCTCATCCCTGGCGTCGGCGCCGCGGCGACTGGAGCCCGAGCCCTACGAGCAGGCGCAGCCGAACTTCTCGCCAGTTCCCGCCTCGCCGCTGGTCTCGGCAATGCCAGAAACGCATTCGAAGCCATGCAAATCGGACGGCAACTACGCACCCAACAGGTCCTCGCAGACATAGACCGCCTAGCCATCCCACCATCCCACATCGGCCCAGCCCTGGAGTCCACTCCCGGCCGTACCGTCAGACCACCGGTGTCGGTCCCGCCAATAGCCAACGAGTTCGCACCGGGGCTGCGCGCTGAAATCCCGCCGACTTCTCCAGGGCCTGTTGGGACAAACATAGTCAGAGACGTCTCACTTGCACCGAGGGATCTGTCGGTAGGGCCGACAGGTCGGGGACCCGTCCTGCCTATTGGCGATATTACTCCCGTATTCAAATCCGGTGCCGGAGAAATAAATCCAGCCGCATATTCGGCCAGCAGTCTGAGTTCAGCAGCAAGGGGTGTTGTGAATGCCGTGCTATCGGGTTCGAAGGCAGTCGGATTATCTGTCTCAGATGTGGAACTGTCCGTGCGCTCTGCGGCTGCGTCTGTCCGTCAAGGTATCGCTCAGACTATTCGTGGATTAAATGGGATCAGTACAAAGCGTGAAATCGGATCTGGTGCCGTATCAACATGGAAGGCGCCCGCTAGTGGTTATCTGCGGCGCACAGAGAATCTCGGTGCTTTCTCCGAACTCGCGGTACCTATGCAGAAGCGTGCTGTCCAGCAAGCTGCTGTTCAGGCGGAGATTACTTTCAAGGGAGTCAAAATAACGATTGATCGAAATCCGGATCTCGTCGGTAGAAATCTCTTCGGGCACACAACTCCTGACGGCAGCTTGATCACGCTGTATCCTGATGCCTTTACATCGATGGAGGAACTGGTCAAGACTCTGGGACATGAGCGTACACATGTATGGCAGGCAAGAGTCTATGGTGGTGGTCAATCCATGGAAACCATGCATGAATGGGAGGTAGCCGCGCACTCTATCGAGGAGCAGTTCTGGACCTACTATCAGAAGGGATTGGGTAAGTGAGCCTCAGATCAGCCTGGATCGGAGAATTATCCAGGGTTTTGGATGGTCAGCCTATACCGTCGATCGGTTGCCCTACCTGTAATCTATTGACCCTGCAGTTTCGATTTATTGGAAGTTCCGAATCGAAAATCGGTTACGTTGTCATGTGGTGTGAATCGTGTAACAACGGAATTAGGGTCTCTCGTGCGCGAGCGAATGAAAACATTCATATTCTCCCTATAGATGATCCGGCATCGATAGCGGGTGTGCCGAACTTCCATCGTTACGAATGATCGCTGGACTGGGCCGTAGGTATTACCAAGCTTCTTAAGGCACAAGGCTGGCATGCCCTCGATGCCGCTATGCCAGATCGGGCCATCATTCCTGGAACAATGCACGAACAACTTAACGGGACCATTCTTGCCGAGGTGACCATGCAAGATGCCCAGGGGCTGTGCTGAACTGCTTGCGAGACAGACACCGAAACGAGGTAAGGTGAAGATCCTTTACAAAGGCATCCGAGTTCTCGGCATGGTAATCAAAGATGGGCTCTCTACGTTCTTTCCGGGAGGATAGTTAATGGTTTCGCCTGTTAGTCATTGGGTTTTTCATTATGACGAAGATGATTTTATAATCGCCGAGAATGGGTCGGTATCCGAGGAGGTTCGACACGCGATATCAGACTTCATGGATGATGTACGTTCTCTGGACGGTGTTGAATGGGTCATATCTGA encodes the following:
- a CDS encoding Gp37-like protein translates to MPDSPSWDPQTEARRMDEAFHADQELARDPGVLVRYWDKFMREVGEEHNYLSLEFTYPRNAAGGLKMICPRDMVHFDHLFNNDDGEDATIPITVNTRGFRWDGYITKASLVRDDNGVETVDIEAIHAWNHVATICCWASPFAPVLAQFPRHHILFGPVRTIITTYLTMNLMRLQAPGWAPPGTVNDPLWSGVGNPLFPIAVVPVDPATDTSRWSAASARFDMADKLFEPMLEDSGVMLTARFFLPGEDEQPAPDWFYLEQPTVVLETVDKSGVTGSTGTLIDGIQSWIEEFADDGTTPKRYPRFDSTTQYEAVYGQPGKFGTFTNFPWVWYFEGEYSGIGASEVALHKPLATDVIIGGRSPGWVNAGIEVVIKGLLSLIGLDWLYRGQLNDVFLAWMVYRDMARVDRAGPYAFRELYITGSDKAFNLDGLVAARQGLHLTRGYTSHKVTIEDNAPYLLGRDFGLGDQIGFAVGLHVFTDYVTELTFHDDRETASKWQITVGDGSDEEDSIVKAWQRLGRFAHAIKDLSTDVGADLDLLIF
- a CDS encoding peptidoglycan recognition protein family protein, whose translation is MSWTGDPVWLADALREAGLRVIEHDGWRDRGHGDFGDLRGVLCHHTAGGGTDDWRIVEYGRPDLEGPLAQLVLERDGTYRVIAVGVCWHAGRGSWPGWPTNNANYHTIGIEAVSRGDGTDWTPVQLDAYRRGCAAILRRIGRNADDCVAHREYSSEGKIDPYGIDMDAFRADVQALIDGEDAAMSAAEVTRIQDFITAFCGPISSDVKDIREQLCGQGQRDGAEYAGWPQLGNRTLVDAIAEALTRLEKLEK